A region of Thermococcus argininiproducens DNA encodes the following proteins:
- a CDS encoding MoaD/ThiS family protein, which produces MVKVKLFATLIGFTGKRTMEINGVRTVRELLDKMDELFPGFKKEIEKGFMILVNGRNIEHLQGPETPLKEDDTVSVFPPAGGG; this is translated from the coding sequence ATGGTAAAAGTTAAGCTTTTTGCGACTCTCATAGGATTCACCGGAAAGAGGACTATGGAGATAAATGGAGTCAGGACTGTGAGGGAGCTTCTGGATAAAATGGATGAGCTTTTTCCTGGTTTCAAAAAGGAAATTGAGAAAGGTTTTATGATACTTGTTAACGGTCGTAATATAGAGCATCTCCAAGGCCCCGAAACTCCCTTAAAAGAAGATGATACAGTTAGTGTATTCCCCCCCGCTGGAGGGGGTTAA
- the udp gene encoding uridine phosphorylase, producing the protein MKKFMPADRPQTEEGYQYHIACKPGDVARYVLLPGDPERVPKISSLWDEAKEIAFHREYRTHTGKYKGVPISVTSTGIGGPSTAIAIEELGAIGADTFIRVGSTGAIQPGIEIGDLIIAKAAVRLEGTSKQYVRIEYPATADLEVTLALIEAAESLGVRYHVGITASTDSFYVGQARPGLDGYFPSFAKHLIDDLRQARVTNFEMEAATLYTLANIYGLRAGCICAVFANRVTNQFGKEGEKEAALVASEAVKILAEWDEEKEKRGRKYWFPGLRDL; encoded by the coding sequence ATGAAGAAGTTCATGCCAGCAGACAGGCCTCAAACTGAAGAGGGATATCAATATCATATAGCTTGTAAACCTGGAGATGTTGCCAGATATGTCCTTCTTCCGGGTGATCCTGAGAGAGTCCCTAAGATAAGTAGCCTTTGGGACGAAGCCAAGGAAATAGCTTTTCACAGAGAATATAGGACTCACACAGGCAAATACAAGGGAGTTCCTATAAGCGTTACTTCCACAGGAATTGGTGGACCATCTACTGCTATAGCAATTGAAGAATTGGGTGCTATAGGAGCGGATACATTTATAAGAGTTGGTTCTACGGGGGCAATTCAACCAGGTATAGAAATAGGTGACTTAATAATAGCAAAAGCAGCCGTTAGACTAGAAGGGACATCAAAACAGTATGTTAGAATAGAGTATCCAGCTACTGCTGACCTTGAGGTAACATTAGCTCTTATTGAAGCTGCTGAGAGTTTAGGTGTTAGATATCATGTAGGAATAACAGCTTCTACAGACAGCTTTTATGTTGGTCAGGCAAGACCTGGTTTAGATGGTTACTTCCCAAGTTTTGCAAAACACCTTATAGATGATCTAAGGCAAGCAAGGGTTACTAACTTTGAAATGGAAGCAGCAACACTTTATACTCTGGCGAATATTTATGGGCTTAGAGCGGGTTGTATTTGTGCAGTTTTCGCTAATAGAGTAACCAATCAGTTTGGAAAAGAGGGTGAAAAAGAAGCTGCTCTAGTTGCTAGCGAGGCTGTGAAGATCTTGGCTGAATGGGATGAAGAGAAGGAAAAAAGAGGTAGAAAATACTGGTTTCCAGGTTTAAGAGATCTTTGA
- a CDS encoding tungsten cofactor oxidoreductase radical SAM maturase has product MEHKFKLWDAEVTIKPKLDMKYLYIEITSRCNLKCKMCFKQYWEDEEGDMDWDLFLKTLDDAEEFPKLEMILFGGIGEPTVHPQFIKMVREVKRRGFALGISTNGTLLTDEVLEELVRLGVELIYFSMDTVPNVSGAITLGHLAAALTAEKIRKLVGLKKKHRTGKPSIGVEVVVTKENYTQLSKIARYLRDIGADTLLLSNLIPMAEEQINDIVYDGSVNMEYYVQELEKMAHYGLYVKIPYFELKSERRCEFDENNAAVIRWDGEVAPCYRFLHTYYEYIFGRKKKVNAYSFGNVREERLSDIWRSRRYTWFRFIMKNYAYPSCTDCSLRDSCDFVTTSDVDCWGNEPSCADCLWGRRLIFCPIPQHMYGKFF; this is encoded by the coding sequence ATGGAGCATAAATTCAAACTCTGGGATGCAGAAGTCACAATAAAACCTAAACTTGATATGAAGTATCTTTATATTGAAATAACAAGCCGGTGTAATCTAAAGTGTAAAATGTGTTTTAAACAATATTGGGAAGATGAAGAAGGAGACATGGATTGGGATCTGTTTTTAAAAACTCTTGATGATGCAGAGGAATTTCCAAAGCTAGAGATGATACTTTTTGGAGGTATTGGAGAACCTACTGTGCATCCCCAGTTTATTAAGATGGTTAGAGAAGTAAAAAGAAGAGGTTTTGCTTTAGGAATTTCGACAAATGGTACTTTGCTTACAGATGAGGTTCTTGAAGAGCTTGTAAGGCTTGGAGTAGAGTTGATTTATTTTTCCATGGATACTGTTCCAAATGTTTCTGGCGCCATAACTCTTGGACATTTAGCCGCTGCTCTCACTGCTGAAAAAATACGAAAATTAGTGGGGTTAAAAAAGAAGCATAGAACAGGAAAACCTTCTATTGGCGTTGAGGTTGTTGTAACTAAAGAGAACTATACTCAACTATCTAAAATAGCTCGTTATCTTAGGGATATCGGTGCTGATACTCTGTTACTTTCAAATTTAATCCCAATGGCTGAAGAGCAAATAAACGACATTGTTTATGATGGTAGTGTTAACATGGAGTACTATGTCCAAGAGCTTGAAAAAATGGCCCATTATGGATTGTATGTGAAAATCCCTTATTTTGAGCTGAAAAGTGAAAGAAGATGTGAGTTTGATGAAAATAATGCTGCTGTTATTAGATGGGATGGTGAGGTAGCACCATGCTACAGGTTCCTTCATACTTACTATGAATATATTTTTGGAAGAAAGAAAAAGGTTAATGCGTATTCCTTTGGAAATGTGAGAGAGGAGAGATTAAGTGACATATGGAGAAGTAGGCGTTATACTTGGTTCCGATTCATCATGAAGAACTATGCCTATCCTTCCTGTACAGATTGTTCCCTTCGAGACTCATGTGACTTTGTTACTACGAGTGATGTTGATTGTTGGGGTAATGAGCCCAGTTGTGCAGATTGTTTATGGGGAAGGCGGTTGATATTCTGCCCAATACCTCAGCATATGTATGGAAAGTTCTTTTAA
- a CDS encoding aminopeptidase P family protein produces MKRFLSYLGEYDGALITPSTNLYYLTGMKPQATEERLFLLVVNKEGESTLIAPKLYENEIKWEKAIFWSDNENPYEILDNVLSSLNLKTGKILIEDTMRASFLINIEHLLKDYELFPLSIVTKEMRIYKDNEETKLMKKAAQIADEVFYEVINIDLEGKTEKQVALEIEFLLREQSEDIAFDPIVAAGENAANPHHTPSERKIRRGDLVIFDFGAKYKGYCSDITRTVAIGEVNEKLKELHEIVKEAQERAVQSIYKGIMAKEVDSAARDYITKGGYGEYFIHRTGHGLGLEVHEEPYINATNETVLEDGMVFTIEPGIYLPGIGGVRIEDDVIVKKKGKRLTKAERDLIIL; encoded by the coding sequence ATGAAGAGATTTTTGAGTTATCTTGGGGAATATGATGGAGCTTTAATAACGCCAAGCACTAACCTATATTATCTCACGGGGATGAAGCCTCAAGCGACAGAAGAACGACTTTTTCTTCTAGTTGTTAATAAGGAGGGAGAAAGTACTCTAATTGCCCCTAAACTATATGAAAATGAAATAAAATGGGAAAAAGCGATCTTCTGGAGCGACAATGAAAATCCATATGAAATTTTAGATAATGTGCTCTCGTCCTTAAATTTGAAGACTGGAAAAATTCTGATTGAAGATACAATGAGAGCAAGTTTTCTTATTAATATTGAGCATCTTCTTAAGGATTACGAACTCTTCCCCCTGAGTATAGTTACGAAAGAAATGAGAATATACAAGGATAATGAAGAAACAAAACTAATGAAAAAAGCTGCTCAAATAGCTGACGAAGTATTCTATGAAGTAATTAACATAGATTTAGAAGGTAAAACTGAAAAACAAGTAGCCCTAGAAATAGAGTTTTTACTTCGAGAACAGTCTGAGGACATAGCTTTTGATCCCATAGTTGCTGCAGGTGAGAACGCTGCAAATCCCCATCACACACCCAGTGAAAGGAAAATAAGGAGAGGAGATCTTGTAATCTTTGACTTTGGAGCAAAATACAAGGGTTATTGTTCCGATATAACACGAACTGTAGCGATTGGTGAAGTTAATGAAAAACTTAAGGAACTCCATGAAATCGTAAAAGAAGCCCAAGAAAGGGCCGTTCAAAGTATTTATAAGGGAATAATGGCTAAGGAGGTTGACAGCGCAGCGAGAGATTATATAACTAAAGGGGGTTATGGGGAGTATTTTATACACAGAACTGGGCATGGTCTTGGGTTGGAAGTGCATGAGGAACCCTACATAAATGCTACTAATGAAACTGTTCTTGAGGATGGCATGGTATTTACAATTGAACCTGGAATTTATCTTCCTGGGATAGGGGGCGTTAGAATAGAGGATGATGTTATTGTAAAGAAAAAGGGAAAGAGACTTACTAAAGCCGAGAGGGATTTAATAATACTTTAG
- a CDS encoding lipopolysaccharide biosynthesis protein, with amino-acid sequence MSYERKLMLRHSLASIVALAIFGASRFIYSVVISRKFGVEILGRANSLISQAFLLAIPLSFFAVALGKYTSEFLAKAEKEKIKSITTIGFAFPFVGICLIPFNLFLGVIALLRAFQLTFRSFIYGLHRGEVYAYVMCVSFLFFIGGFLFENYYAPYIDLLLVIAISGFIYLFKNKLLGKPNFEDFKLLTRYSSFAFLGTLSGVFLVQAPYFLSEKFAGSIVAGVVSASLSSAFLLTYLPQVFQSAIMPLYSYKYGKSEMNYVKWLAEESTKMLSLFVAFIVFILIVVGRELLSVLFGFTLGNEFYLALMAVETYIAYNPSIVALNSTQYVREGTFVAIFGAIISLVSWLTLIKPFEEYGAVLGLLLGYLTILLMTAWISYKNIGISPRSYLPFVLAVSVQGLIFISKILFFIGFLAYLLGVKEEIKRALELFRAYI; translated from the coding sequence ATGAGTTATGAGAGAAAACTAATGTTGAGGCATTCTTTGGCAAGCATCGTTGCTCTCGCTATCTTTGGTGCTAGTAGGTTTATTTATAGTGTTGTTATTTCAAGAAAGTTTGGCGTTGAAATTCTTGGAAGGGCAAACTCTTTAATCTCTCAAGCATTTCTTCTTGCAATTCCACTGAGCTTCTTTGCAGTTGCATTGGGAAAGTATACTTCTGAATTTCTGGCAAAAGCCGAAAAAGAAAAGATAAAATCCATAACGACAATAGGATTTGCTTTTCCATTTGTGGGGATTTGTTTGATTCCGTTTAATCTATTTCTCGGAGTAATAGCTCTCCTTAGGGCATTCCAACTAACTTTTAGAAGCTTTATTTATGGTCTTCATAGGGGTGAGGTTTATGCCTATGTGATGTGTGTTTCTTTTCTTTTTTTCATAGGTGGTTTTTTGTTTGAAAATTATTATGCTCCGTATATAGACCTACTTTTAGTTATTGCTATTTCTGGGTTCATTTATCTTTTCAAAAATAAACTTCTTGGAAAACCCAACTTTGAGGATTTCAAACTTCTTACGAGATATTCTTCTTTTGCTTTTCTTGGGACGCTCTCGGGTGTTTTTTTGGTTCAGGCTCCATACTTTTTGAGTGAAAAATTCGCTGGCTCTATTGTTGCAGGTGTTGTTTCAGCTTCGCTTTCCTCGGCTTTTTTGCTTACATATCTTCCTCAAGTGTTTCAATCTGCTATAATGCCGCTTTATTCCTATAAATACGGGAAGAGTGAAATGAACTACGTTAAATGGCTTGCTGAAGAATCCACAAAGATGCTCTCACTTTTTGTGGCTTTTATTGTTTTTATTCTAATAGTTGTGGGGAGAGAGCTCCTTTCTGTTCTCTTTGGGTTTACTCTTGGTAATGAATTCTATCTTGCCCTCATGGCAGTTGAAACGTATATAGCTTATAATCCTAGCATAGTTGCATTGAATTCAACTCAATACGTAAGAGAGGGAACTTTTGTGGCTATTTTTGGCGCGATAATTTCATTAGTTTCATGGCTAACATTGATAAAGCCGTTTGAGGAATATGGGGCTGTTTTGGGTCTACTATTGGGTTACTTGACAATACTTCTCATGACGGCATGGATTTCGTATAAGAATATTGGGATTTCTCCTAGATCCTATCTCCCATTTGTATTAGCAGTATCGGTTCAAGGTTTGATATTTATCTCAAAAATTCTCTTTTTTATAGGGTTTTTGGCCTATTTGCTGGGTGTTAAGGAAGAGATAAAAAGAGCTTTAGAGCTCTTCAGAGCTTATATTTAA
- the ftsY gene encoding signal recognition particle-docking protein FtsY: protein MFGKLKEKLSSFVDKVAQTEISEKDVENALWDLELELLEADVALEVVDELKERIKQKLVGQKVKIGTNKREIVENAVRDAVLEVLTPEKRIDLLEIIKSKREKPFVVVFVGFNGSGKTTTIAKLANWLKKHGLSAVIAASDTFRAGAIEQVEEHAKRVGVKIIKHGYKSDPAAVAYDAIEHAKARGIDVVLIDTAGRNELNRNLMDEMKKIVRVTKPDLVMFVGDALAGNAIIEQARQFNDAVKIDGVVLTKLDADARGGAALSISHSIGAPILFVGVGQGYDDLMPFDEKWMLERLFGE, encoded by the coding sequence ATGTTCGGGAAGCTCAAGGAAAAGTTAAGCTCATTCGTTGATAAAGTTGCTCAAACAGAGATAAGTGAGAAAGATGTGGAAAATGCTTTATGGGACCTTGAACTAGAACTTCTAGAAGCAGATGTTGCCCTGGAAGTTGTAGATGAACTTAAAGAGAGAATAAAACAAAAACTTGTGGGACAAAAAGTTAAAATTGGCACTAATAAGAGAGAAATTGTTGAGAATGCTGTTAGGGACGCAGTCCTTGAGGTCTTAACCCCAGAAAAAAGAATAGATTTGTTGGAAATAATAAAATCAAAGAGAGAAAAGCCCTTTGTAGTAGTTTTTGTTGGATTTAATGGGAGTGGAAAGACAACAACTATAGCAAAGCTTGCAAACTGGCTTAAAAAACACGGACTTAGCGCGGTTATAGCAGCTAGTGATACTTTCAGAGCTGGTGCCATAGAGCAAGTGGAGGAACATGCGAAAAGGGTAGGTGTTAAGATAATAAAACATGGCTATAAATCTGACCCCGCTGCAGTCGCTTATGATGCTATAGAGCATGCAAAAGCAAGAGGAATTGATGTTGTCCTAATTGATACAGCCGGAAGAAATGAGCTTAACAGAAATTTAATGGACGAAATGAAGAAGATAGTGAGAGTTACTAAGCCAGATCTTGTCATGTTTGTTGGAGATGCGTTGGCTGGAAATGCAATAATAGAGCAGGCAAGACAGTTTAACGATGCTGTTAAAATTGATGGAGTTGTCTTGACTAAATTAGATGCAGACGCAAGAGGAGGAGCAGCATTAAGTATAAGTCATAGTATAGGTGCCCCAATACTTTTTGTAGGTGTTGGCCAGGGTTACGATGACTTAATGCCTTTTGATGAGAAGTGGATGCTTGAACGGTTATTTGGTGAGTGA
- a CDS encoding pyridoxal-phosphate dependent enzyme, which yields MLKCQTCGRIYENFKIICKCGGVLDYISKIENDFDSLLRKEFLDVRRYLEFLPVKEEFLPKLILPITPIIKREINEINVFFKLEYLMPSGSFKDRGTYVTIAKLKEAGVGEVTLDSSGNAALSLALFGKSEGVKTHIFIPAYTSKGKKQLLKFFGAEVHEIQGSRMKVHAMARKFKRGLYISHWYNPYFIEGTKVIAYETYEQIGNIDYVLTPVGSGSLFLGAYKGFKELKLLGKIEIPKMIAVQGKGYESLCEKSDERSNLAEGIAIPEPPRKKQMIEVLKTTHGTCVSVGDREIKEALNELISMGFLVEPTSATVYAGFKKLLNEEYFEKGSKVLMPLTGSGLKNV from the coding sequence GTGTTAAAATGCCAAACGTGCGGAAGGATTTATGAGAACTTCAAGATTATATGTAAGTGCGGTGGAGTTCTAGACTATATCAGTAAGATTGAAAATGACTTTGATTCTCTACTCAGAAAAGAGTTTCTGGATGTTAGAAGGTACCTAGAATTTTTGCCTGTAAAAGAGGAATTCCTACCAAAGTTAATACTTCCAATAACCCCAATTATAAAAAGAGAGATTAACGAAATTAATGTTTTTTTCAAGCTCGAATACCTTATGCCAAGTGGCTCTTTTAAAGATAGAGGCACTTATGTAACGATAGCAAAGTTAAAAGAGGCAGGAGTTGGAGAGGTTACTTTAGATTCCTCGGGCAATGCTGCTTTAAGTTTAGCCCTATTTGGGAAAAGTGAAGGAGTAAAAACCCACATTTTTATTCCAGCATATACGAGCAAGGGGAAAAAACAACTACTCAAATTTTTTGGAGCAGAGGTGCATGAAATCCAAGGTTCACGGATGAAGGTACATGCAATGGCCAGAAAATTCAAAAGAGGACTCTATATCTCCCACTGGTATAATCCGTATTTCATTGAGGGAACTAAAGTGATAGCATATGAAACGTATGAACAAATAGGAAACATTGACTATGTATTAACTCCCGTAGGTAGTGGGAGTCTTTTTTTAGGAGCTTATAAGGGATTTAAAGAACTAAAGCTTCTTGGAAAAATCGAGATTCCAAAAATGATAGCTGTCCAAGGAAAAGGTTACGAAAGTCTTTGTGAAAAGAGTGATGAAAGAAGCAATTTAGCAGAGGGGATAGCAATCCCTGAACCACCAAGAAAGAAGCAAATGATTGAAGTTTTGAAAACAACCCATGGAACATGTGTCTCCGTTGGGGATAGAGAGATCAAAGAAGCACTTAATGAATTAATCTCTATGGGATTTCTTGTTGAACCAACTTCAGCAACAGTTTATGCAGGATTTAAGAAGCTTTTAAATGAGGAGTACTTTGAAAAGGGTTCTAAAGTTTTAATGCCTCTAACCGGATCTGGACTAAAAAACGTTTAA
- a CDS encoding 50S ribosomal protein L40e, producing MARFPEAEARIFRKYICMRCGATNPWKAEKCRKCGYKGLRAKAREPRGGAGR from the coding sequence ATGGCGAGGTTTCCTGAAGCTGAGGCAAGGATATTTAGGAAGTACATATGTATGAGGTGCGGTGCTACTAATCCATGGAAAGCAGAAAAATGCAGAAAGTGTGGATACAAGGGACTAAGAGCAAAAGCTAGAGAGCCAAGAGGAGGAGCTGGACGTTAG
- a CDS encoding DUF257 family protein has translation MPTFLFMPEVEAVFEELRFGEGVLIEYNSLTHPDLLLYMLIQWAKKREYKVVVDDNLDTFYTFKTTLDLLGLNTRILEDILVIKTGGRKRVGNVIGQIPVNDVRVESTKYINLFSSTIEEGNVINPVLGLDRAFYIHSSKEEIMTLLGNAIAFKGDKRRIAFYFVNIDVLNKIHPAILSWLEELATTVIRIQGHLEKMKVIIIKSINRPLTGKEIVVSLKA, from the coding sequence ATGCCAACCTTTCTCTTTATGCCTGAAGTGGAAGCAGTCTTTGAAGAACTTAGATTTGGTGAAGGGGTCTTAATAGAGTACAATTCTCTCACCCATCCAGATTTGTTACTTTATATGCTTATTCAGTGGGCAAAAAAGAGAGAGTATAAAGTCGTCGTTGATGATAATCTTGATACATTTTACACTTTCAAGACAACGCTTGATCTATTAGGTCTTAATACTAGAATTTTAGAAGATATATTGGTTATAAAAACTGGTGGAAGAAAGAGAGTTGGCAACGTTATCGGACAAATTCCAGTTAATGACGTTCGTGTAGAATCTACTAAGTATATAAACCTCTTCAGTTCCACAATAGAAGAAGGGAATGTAATTAACCCAGTATTGGGCCTTGATAGGGCCTTTTATATACACAGTTCAAAAGAAGAGATTATGACATTATTGGGCAATGCTATAGCTTTTAAGGGGGACAAAAGAAGAATTGCATTCTATTTTGTCAATATTGATGTTCTCAACAAGATCCATCCAGCAATTTTATCTTGGCTTGAAGAGCTTGCTACAACAGTAATACGAATTCAGGGACATTTAGAAAAAATGAAAGTAATTATCATAAAATCAATAAACAGACCTTTAACCGGAAAAGAAATAGTTGTATCACTCAAAGCATGA
- a CDS encoding amidohydrolase: MNSLIRAYINGKIYISFQPVKIVNGLVVANERIIYTGNCEKAMKIARELQGEIIDLKGRTVLPGFIDSHIHLTALGQSLQMLNLKEAKNIEELKKRLKEYSAKVETSWILGFGWDQEKLGRYPTRKDIDEIIQNKPVLLYRTCFHVAVLNTKAIEITKLNEEEDVDLEKGIVRENALEKVRKIVNKTLSVEDHKHFIEKGVKFALSQGITSIGFVSVNEKSLKALIELDSEGKLPIRVFLYLNPSLLKTMKKLGLKRGTGGKKVKIMGIKVLADGSLGARTAWLSKPYADAPTDGHPNISEEELRKIVKEAHALGLQMAIHAIGDKATDMILRIYEEFKSDLRPRIEHASILREDQMKKMRELGVVTSVQPRFIISDWWAVKRLGKERAGWIYPFKKMLKRGIPIGFGTDSPIEPINPWESVYAAVTRGKFEGIETYEYTKEECLSVEEAMKAYTYGSAYIMHVENEFGSLENGKFADFIVVDKDPFEVNEKELKSINVLEAYVGGLKYY; the protein is encoded by the coding sequence GTGAACAGTTTGATCAGAGCATACATAAATGGGAAAATTTACATATCCTTTCAACCAGTGAAAATTGTTAATGGACTTGTTGTGGCTAATGAAAGGATAATCTACACGGGAAACTGTGAAAAAGCTATGAAAATTGCCAGAGAACTCCAAGGAGAGATAATAGACTTAAAGGGAAGAACAGTGTTACCTGGTTTTATAGATTCCCACATTCATCTAACTGCCCTTGGTCAGTCTCTTCAAATGCTTAACCTCAAAGAAGCAAAAAATATAGAAGAGTTGAAAAAAAGACTTAAAGAGTATAGTGCAAAAGTGGAAACAAGCTGGATTCTTGGTTTTGGATGGGATCAGGAGAAACTTGGAAGATATCCAACTAGAAAAGATATAGATGAGATTATCCAAAACAAACCTGTTCTCTTATATAGAACCTGCTTCCATGTAGCTGTTTTGAACACTAAAGCCATAGAAATCACAAAACTAAACGAGGAAGAAGACGTCGATCTCGAAAAGGGGATAGTAAGAGAAAATGCCCTTGAGAAGGTTAGGAAAATCGTAAACAAAACTCTAAGTGTAGAAGATCATAAGCATTTCATTGAAAAAGGAGTAAAGTTTGCCTTATCTCAGGGGATCACAAGCATTGGTTTTGTCAGTGTAAACGAAAAAAGTTTAAAAGCCCTCATAGAGCTTGATAGTGAAGGAAAACTACCCATTAGAGTTTTCCTCTATCTGAACCCATCACTCCTTAAAACCATGAAAAAACTTGGTCTAAAGAGAGGAACTGGAGGTAAAAAGGTTAAAATAATGGGAATAAAAGTTCTTGCGGATGGTAGCCTCGGGGCTAGGACAGCATGGCTTTCAAAACCTTATGCTGATGCCCCCACAGACGGACACCCAAATATAAGTGAAGAAGAGCTTAGAAAAATAGTCAAAGAGGCTCATGCACTTGGCCTCCAGATGGCAATTCATGCTATAGGAGACAAAGCCACAGATATGATATTAAGAATCTATGAAGAGTTCAAGAGTGATTTAAGGCCCCGAATAGAGCATGCCTCTATTTTAAGAGAAGATCAAATGAAAAAAATGAGAGAACTCGGAGTTGTCACCTCAGTTCAGCCCAGATTTATAATAAGCGATTGGTGGGCCGTCAAACGTCTTGGAAAAGAAAGAGCGGGATGGATATACCCATTCAAAAAAATGCTCAAAAGAGGGATACCCATTGGATTTGGAACAGATTCCCCAATAGAACCCATTAATCCTTGGGAGAGTGTTTATGCCGCAGTGACAAGAGGAAAATTTGAGGGAATCGAGACTTATGAATATACAAAAGAGGAATGTCTAAGCGTGGAGGAGGCCATGAAGGCTTATACATATGGATCGGCCTATATAATGCATGTTGAAAATGAATTTGGAAGTTTAGAGAACGGGAAGTTTGCTGATTTTATTGTGGTTGATAAAGATCCATTTGAAGTGAATGAAAAAGAGCTAAAGAGCATAAATGTTCTAGAAGCCTATGTTGGAGGCCTAAAGTATTATTAA
- a CDS encoding FUN14 domain-containing protein, which yields MNFDISGIMGDMGIGAVVGFITGYALKKFIKIVLTLIGAYILSLFWLQQKGVISINTDALFNLAESATTSTLTLAERAIGILPGTGAFVAGFYLGFRKG from the coding sequence ATGAATTTCGATATTAGTGGAATAATGGGTGACATGGGAATAGGGGCCGTTGTAGGTTTTATAACAGGTTATGCACTTAAAAAGTTCATTAAAATAGTACTTACTTTGATAGGAGCTTATATATTGAGTCTTTTCTGGCTTCAACAAAAGGGAGTTATAAGCATTAATACTGATGCCCTCTTCAATCTTGCAGAAAGTGCAACAACATCAACACTAACTCTGGCTGAGAGGGCGATAGGAATTCTTCCAGGAACAGGTGCATTTGTAGCTGGGTTCTATCTTGGATTCCGCAAAGGTTAA
- a CDS encoding metal ABC transporter ATP-binding protein, translated as MIIAENLNIYYDSYKAIEDVTFELNTGETLLLLGPNGAGKTTLLRTIAGLHEEYKGKLLVFGKPPVKARDVISYVPQSHSLNERVPLKAIEVVAMGALYKKGLVHFSIPKEILKESEKALEFVGLRRIRDKRFAELSGGQKQRVLLARALVSKPKLLLLDEPLSALDPSARVEVVSVIAKIKHETGITVLITTHDPNPLTEIGDKIMLINRRLIAFGTPEDVLKDEIITKVYGPLSKAVKVGERMYCFIGDVHLHRREEK; from the coding sequence TTGATAATAGCTGAAAATCTGAACATTTACTATGATAGTTATAAAGCAATTGAAGACGTGACATTTGAGTTAAATACTGGTGAGACTCTTCTTTTGCTGGGACCGAATGGTGCTGGAAAAACCACTCTTTTAAGGACAATTGCTGGGCTCCATGAGGAGTACAAAGGAAAACTCCTGGTATTTGGAAAACCTCCGGTTAAAGCTAGAGATGTTATCTCTTATGTCCCTCAAAGTCATTCTTTAAATGAGCGCGTGCCCCTAAAGGCTATCGAAGTAGTTGCTATGGGTGCACTCTATAAGAAAGGTCTGGTTCATTTTAGCATCCCTAAAGAAATATTGAAAGAATCAGAAAAGGCACTAGAATTTGTGGGTCTTAGGAGAATACGGGACAAACGATTTGCAGAACTTAGTGGAGGACAAAAACAGAGGGTTTTACTTGCAAGAGCACTTGTATCAAAGCCTAAATTACTCTTGCTAGATGAGCCTCTATCAGCTCTTGATCCTAGCGCGAGAGTTGAGGTTGTTTCTGTTATAGCAAAAATAAAACATGAGACAGGCATTACAGTACTCATAACCACTCATGATCCAAACCCTCTAACGGAGATTGGTGATAAAATAATGCTCATTAACAGACGTCTCATAGCCTTTGGAACTCCCGAAGATGTCCTTAAAGACGAGATAATCACAAAAGTATATGGTCCTCTTTCTAAAGCTGTTAAAGTTGGCGAGAGAATGTACTGTTTTATAGGTGATGTACACTTACATAGGAGGGAGGAAAAGTGA
- a CDS encoding PadR family transcriptional regulator, with protein MTTPMDRLKEKITKEVLWMYILRLLKDRAMYAYELKNEIKERFGFEPATVSSYVVLYKLEHEGYVTSEWQESETGRPSRKYYKLTEKGEKLLEEGIKFIEELLEKLK; from the coding sequence ATGACGACCCCCATGGATAGACTGAAAGAGAAAATAACGAAGGAAGTTCTTTGGATGTACATACTGAGACTTCTAAAAGATAGAGCAATGTATGCATATGAACTTAAAAATGAAATAAAAGAAAGGTTTGGGTTTGAGCCAGCTACTGTAAGTAGTTACGTTGTTTTATACAAACTTGAACACGAAGGATATGTCACCTCAGAATGGCAAGAAAGTGAGACTGGAAGGCCCTCAAGAAAATATTACAAACTCACTGAAAAGGGAGAAAAGCTCCTAGAAGAAGGAATAAAATTTATAGAAGAATTATTAGAGAAGCTCAAATGA